A genomic window from Bradyrhizobium lupini includes:
- a CDS encoding glutathione S-transferase family protein yields the protein MPDQKLTIWGRANSVNVQKVLWCLAELGLAYERIDAGMAFGKTREADYLAMNPNARIPTLVEGDFTLWESNSIMRYFCLAHGRGTPIYPEAPRLRASVDRWLDWTLSMVQPVDRPVFWGIVRTPPAEREMIQVQKDADAAAEVWAIADRLLSTRPFMDGDAFTLADIAVGAYARRWLGVEGITRPAQPHLTRWLAELGKRPGFAQFVAPPMS from the coding sequence GTGCCGGACCAAAAGCTGACGATCTGGGGCCGCGCCAATTCGGTCAACGTGCAGAAGGTGCTGTGGTGCCTCGCCGAGCTCGGCCTGGCTTACGAGCGCATCGACGCCGGCATGGCGTTCGGCAAGACCCGCGAGGCCGACTATCTCGCGATGAACCCCAATGCGCGGATCCCGACGCTGGTTGAGGGCGACTTCACGCTGTGGGAATCCAATTCGATCATGCGCTATTTCTGCCTCGCGCATGGGCGCGGCACGCCGATCTATCCCGAGGCGCCGAGGCTGCGCGCCAGCGTCGACCGCTGGCTCGACTGGACGCTGTCGATGGTGCAGCCGGTCGACCGCCCGGTGTTCTGGGGCATCGTGCGCACGCCGCCCGCCGAGCGCGAGATGATCCAGGTGCAAAAGGATGCCGATGCCGCCGCCGAGGTCTGGGCCATCGCGGACCGCCTGCTCTCCACGCGTCCGTTCATGGACGGCGATGCGTTCACGCTCGCCGACATCGCGGTTGGCGCCTATGCGCGGCGCTGGCTCGGCGTCGAGGGCATCACCCGGCCCGCGCAGCCGCATCTGACGCGCTGGCTCGCCGAACTCGGCAAACGGCCCGGTTTTGCGCAATTTGTGGCACCGCCGATGTCGTGA
- a CDS encoding PilZ domain-containing protein yields MPPPKKRAARKSLSQHAWITLDGGFAARQCLVQDISATGAKITLDEDASQLPGVIRMAFARDARTGRSCQVVWRRGKSAGIKFI; encoded by the coding sequence ATGCCACCGCCCAAGAAGCGCGCAGCCCGCAAGTCGCTGTCGCAGCATGCCTGGATCACGCTCGACGGCGGATTCGCAGCGCGGCAATGCCTGGTCCAGGACATCTCCGCCACGGGCGCCAAGATCACGCTGGACGAGGATGCGAGCCAGCTCCCGGGCGTGATCCGGATGGCGTTCGCGCGCGATGCGCGGACCGGGCGGAGCTGCCAGGTGGTGTGGCGCCGCGGCAAATCGGCCGGCATCAAGTTCATCTGA
- a CDS encoding pilus assembly protein PilZ, which yields MSVAEFLRQRAVHVTVSGSYSLPRWYDCEGKLRTFACRTSRVSPFRMMVDVPVVGKVGERVTSYFQDFGEFQCTISATLKSGFLMELDMTRARRAWMSEKLTWLEKKQKDASVQELRNDARFVPQVAHTFLTLADGSTHACFIIDVSTAGVAISCEYDPPVGTPLAVGACVGRVIRKFENGFAVKFAEKQSRDDVVRLIVRTAMLQSA from the coding sequence ATGTCCGTCGCAGAGTTCCTCAGACAGCGTGCCGTGCATGTCACCGTGAGTGGCAGCTACTCGCTGCCGCGTTGGTACGATTGCGAGGGCAAGCTCCGTACCTTCGCCTGCCGCACCAGCCGCGTTTCACCGTTCCGCATGATGGTCGACGTTCCCGTAGTCGGAAAGGTCGGCGAGCGCGTGACCTCCTACTTCCAGGATTTTGGCGAATTCCAATGCACCATCAGCGCGACGCTGAAATCGGGCTTCCTGATGGAGCTCGACATGACGCGGGCCCGGCGCGCCTGGATGTCGGAAAAGCTGACCTGGCTCGAGAAGAAGCAAAAGGACGCCAGCGTCCAGGAGCTGCGGAATGACGCGCGCTTCGTTCCGCAGGTCGCGCACACCTTCCTGACGCTCGCCGACGGCAGCACCCATGCCTGCTTCATCATCGACGTCTCCACGGCCGGTGTCGCGATATCCTGCGAATACGATCCGCCAGTGGGAACCCCGCTTGCGGTCGGCGCTTGCGTCGGGCGCGTGATCCGCAAATTCGAAAACGGCTTTGCTGTCAAATTCGCCGAAAAGCAGTCGCGGGACGACGTCGTCCGGCTGATCGTCCGCACGGCCATGCTGCAATCGGCCTGA
- a CDS encoding PrsW family glutamic-type intramembrane protease: MYLIEALPTVIGTAAIAPALLMLWLVIAAEERPGPPAQVWTAFLLGAASISLLGLARAPFAKMVAAPDNPWAALAMHSIFGVALPEEAVKVIAIVLVASTKRRTFANPMDTVVYGAAVGLGFAAYENLAYLVQHAEMWRSLAALRSVLTVPFHGALGIIAGAYLTIARAGTALGANRHHRDWARLSSRLLIFAGPLALHSAFDFPLLTLQRMPDLDPALRMWLGGASLLIGFSSIAFAIRLVRRVARHHAPRTDVARERLSQLRRMWALLLAGGGVGFLGLAFVLTSIHHWLINPERNLTLALIPIGLVSILLGLALLIVTTAIYVLGRNRIRTSGEGFSSAHGGG, encoded by the coding sequence ATGTACCTGATTGAAGCGTTACCCACCGTCATCGGAACGGCCGCCATTGCCCCGGCGCTGCTGATGCTGTGGCTCGTCATTGCCGCCGAGGAACGCCCCGGACCGCCGGCCCAGGTCTGGACCGCTTTCCTGCTCGGCGCGGCCAGCATTTCGCTGCTGGGCCTGGCCCGCGCCCCTTTCGCCAAGATGGTTGCGGCCCCGGACAACCCGTGGGCGGCACTGGCCATGCATTCGATCTTCGGCGTCGCGCTGCCGGAGGAAGCGGTCAAGGTGATCGCGATCGTGCTGGTCGCCTCGACCAAGCGGCGGACCTTCGCCAATCCGATGGACACTGTGGTCTATGGCGCTGCCGTCGGCCTGGGCTTCGCCGCCTACGAGAACCTTGCCTATCTCGTCCAGCACGCCGAAATGTGGCGCTCGCTGGCCGCCTTGCGCAGCGTGCTGACCGTGCCGTTCCACGGCGCGCTCGGTATTATCGCCGGCGCCTATCTGACCATCGCGCGCGCCGGCACGGCGCTGGGTGCCAACCGCCATCATCGCGACTGGGCTCGTCTCTCCAGCCGGCTGCTGATCTTCGCAGGTCCGCTCGCCCTGCATTCGGCCTTCGACTTCCCCCTGCTCACGCTTCAGCGCATGCCGGATCTCGATCCGGCGCTGCGGATGTGGTTGGGCGGCGCGAGCCTGCTGATCGGCTTCAGCTCGATCGCCTTCGCTATCCGCCTGGTACGGCGCGTCGCGCGCCATCACGCGCCCCGAACCGACGTCGCGCGCGAGCGCCTCAGCCAGCTCCGCCGGATGTGGGCGCTGCTGCTTGCCGGTGGCGGCGTCGGCTTTCTCGGGCTCGCCTTCGTGCTGACCTCGATCCATCACTGGCTCATCAATCCCGAGCGCAATCTGACGCTGGCCCTGATCCCGATCGGCCTGGTCTCGATCCTGCTCGGCCTCGCACTTCTGATCGTCACGACCGCGATCTATGTTCTCGGCCGCAACCGCATCCGCACCAGCGGCGAAGGTTTTTCGTCGGCGCACGGCGGCGGCTGA
- a CDS encoding HdeD family acid-resistance protein, translating into MTSPEDFSRLQSAMSGTVKAHWKAFLFEGILLAVLGVAALILPPLASLAIAIFLGWMFLISGIGGLIATYWARSTPGFWWSLISAALAVLAGMLLLARPIQAVLTLTIVLGAYFLAEGVATIMYALEHRREPGGRWSWLLISGLVDIAISFMVITGLPSSAEWAIGILVGINLLFGGATLIGMALAARKSNS; encoded by the coding sequence ATGACATCGCCTGAGGATTTTTCCCGGCTGCAATCCGCCATGAGCGGGACGGTCAAGGCACATTGGAAGGCCTTTCTGTTCGAAGGCATCCTGCTTGCGGTGCTTGGCGTCGCCGCGCTGATCCTGCCGCCGCTCGCAAGCCTTGCGATTGCGATCTTCCTCGGCTGGATGTTCCTGATCAGCGGCATCGGCGGATTGATCGCCACCTATTGGGCGCGCAGCACGCCGGGCTTCTGGTGGTCGCTGATCTCGGCCGCGCTGGCCGTGCTTGCAGGCATGCTGCTGCTGGCGCGGCCGATCCAGGCCGTGCTGACGCTGACCATCGTGCTCGGCGCCTATTTCCTCGCCGAGGGCGTCGCCACCATCATGTACGCGCTGGAGCATCGCCGCGAGCCGGGCGGCCGCTGGTCGTGGCTCCTGATCTCGGGCCTCGTCGACATCGCGATCTCGTTCATGGTGATCACGGGACTGCCGAGCTCGGCGGAATGGGCGATCGGTATCCTCGTCGGCATCAACCTGCTGTTCGGCGGCGCCACCCTGATCGGCATGGCGCTGGCGGCACGCAAAAGCAACAGTTGA
- a CDS encoding 3-deoxy-7-phosphoheptulonate synthase, producing MLSTTDDLRIRELKELSTPEEVMREVPRTLTATRVVMAARNAIHAILNGQDDRLLVVVGPCSVHDPRAALEYAERLASLREELADQLEIVMRVYFEKPRTTVGWKGLINDPDLDGSFDINKGLRLARNVLSAVNNVGLPAGTEFLDMTTPQYIADLVSWAAIGARTTESQIHRELASGLSCPVGFKNGTDGNVQIAADAVKSASNPHHFMAVTKLGRSAIASTAGNEDCHIILRGGSTPNYDAASVAAACNDLAKASVAPLVMVDVSHANSSKKPENQPLVTADIAGQISGGENRIMGVMVESNLVAGRQDVVPGKPLTYGQSITDGCIDWATTATVLKQLADAVEIRRNIKRAGLHERSA from the coding sequence GTGCTGAGCACGACCGACGATCTTCGTATCCGCGAACTGAAAGAGCTGAGTACGCCCGAAGAGGTGATGCGGGAAGTCCCGCGCACGCTCACCGCGACGCGCGTGGTGATGGCCGCACGCAACGCCATTCATGCGATTCTCAATGGCCAGGACGACCGGCTTCTGGTCGTGGTCGGCCCCTGCTCGGTGCATGATCCCAGGGCCGCGCTCGAATACGCCGAGCGCCTCGCGAGCTTGCGCGAAGAGCTTGCCGACCAACTCGAGATCGTGATGCGGGTCTATTTCGAGAAGCCGCGCACCACGGTCGGCTGGAAGGGCCTGATCAACGATCCTGATCTGGACGGCAGCTTCGACATCAACAAGGGCCTGCGGCTGGCGCGCAACGTGCTCTCGGCGGTAAATAATGTCGGCCTGCCCGCCGGCACCGAATTCCTCGACATGACGACGCCGCAATACATTGCGGACCTCGTGTCCTGGGCCGCAATCGGCGCGCGCACGACCGAAAGCCAGATCCATCGCGAGTTGGCCTCGGGGCTGTCCTGCCCGGTCGGGTTCAAGAACGGCACCGACGGCAATGTGCAAATTGCGGCGGACGCTGTGAAGTCGGCCTCGAATCCGCATCATTTCATGGCGGTGACCAAGCTCGGCCGCTCGGCGATCGCCTCAACCGCGGGCAACGAGGATTGTCACATCATCCTGCGCGGCGGCAGCACGCCGAACTACGATGCGGCAAGCGTCGCGGCGGCCTGCAACGATCTGGCGAAAGCAAGCGTCGCACCGCTCGTGATGGTCGATGTGAGCCACGCTAATTCGAGCAAGAAGCCGGAAAACCAGCCGCTCGTGACGGCCGACATCGCCGGGCAAATTTCTGGCGGCGAGAACCGCATCATGGGGGTGATGGTCGAGAGCAATCTCGTCGCCGGACGCCAGGACGTGGTGCCGGGCAAGCCGCTCACCTATGGCCAGAGCATCACGGACGGCTGCATCGACTGGGCGACCACGGCAACCGTGCTCAAGCAGCTCGCTGACGCGGTCGAGATCCGGCGCAACATCAAGCGCGCAGGGCTGCACGAGCGCTCCGCCTGA
- the epmA gene encoding EF-P lysine aminoacylase EpmA: MAGDKPMSPFWSPSRHLDRRPFLQARGAITGALRGFFVEQGFVEVETSVLQVSPGNETHLHAPRTEIMRPDGSRVSRYLRTSPEFACKKLLAAGETRIFEFARVFRDRERGDLHLPEFTMLEWYRAGAPYDAIMADCVVLIARAAQATGIGAFTFRGRTADPFAEPELVTVASAFEQFAGIDLLATISGGEGDRAALARSVAGKVRVAEDDTWSDIFSKVLVEHVEPHLGQGRLTILFEYPSPEAALARVKAGDPRVAERFEVYACGVELANGFGELTDAEEQRKRFTQSMAEKQRRYCEAYPLDEDFLAAVAAMPEASGVALGSDRLVMLASGASRIDQVVWTPPANETLSET; encoded by the coding sequence ATGGCTGGGGACAAGCCGATGTCGCCGTTCTGGTCCCCCTCGCGGCATCTCGACCGCCGGCCCTTCTTGCAGGCCAGGGGAGCCATCACTGGGGCTCTACGGGGATTTTTCGTCGAGCAGGGCTTCGTCGAGGTCGAAACCTCCGTTCTCCAGGTCTCCCCGGGCAACGAGACCCACCTGCACGCCCCCCGGACCGAGATCATGCGGCCCGACGGCAGCCGTGTGAGCCGATATTTGCGGACCTCGCCGGAATTCGCCTGCAAGAAGCTGCTGGCGGCCGGGGAGACCCGGATTTTCGAGTTCGCCCGGGTGTTCCGGGACCGTGAGCGCGGCGACCTGCATTTGCCCGAATTCACCATGCTGGAATGGTACCGGGCAGGCGCGCCCTATGACGCCATCATGGCCGACTGCGTCGTCCTCATCGCCCGCGCGGCCCAGGCGACCGGTATCGGCGCCTTCACCTTCCGCGGCCGGACCGCAGATCCTTTCGCCGAGCCGGAGCTTGTGACGGTTGCCAGCGCCTTCGAGCAGTTTGCGGGAATCGACCTGCTTGCGACCATTTCCGGCGGCGAGGGCGACCGCGCCGCGCTCGCGCGGTCAGTTGCCGGCAAGGTCCGCGTGGCCGAGGATGACACCTGGTCCGACATCTTCAGCAAGGTTCTGGTCGAGCATGTCGAGCCGCATCTGGGGCAGGGCCGTTTGACCATTCTGTTCGAATACCCATCTCCAGAGGCGGCACTGGCGCGCGTGAAGGCGGGCGATCCCCGAGTCGCCGAGCGGTTCGAGGTCTATGCCTGCGGTGTCGAGCTCGCCAACGGTTTTGGCGAACTGACCGACGCCGAGGAGCAGCGCAAGCGCTTCACGCAATCCATGGCAGAGAAGCAACGCCGCTACTGCGAAGCCTATCCGCTGGACGAGGACTTTCTGGCCGCGGTCGCGGCGATGCCGGAGGCGAGCGGCGTCGCGCTCGGATCTGACCGCCTGGTAATGCTGGCGAGCGGCGCATCGCGAATTGATCAGGTGGTGTGGACGCCGCCTGCAAATGAAACGTTGAGCGAGACATGA
- the efp gene encoding elongation factor P has protein sequence MRVIASSIRKGNVIEQDGKLYVVVTAENIHPGKGTPVSQIEMRRISDGVKISERYKTTDQVEKATIEERNYTFLYEDGDGYHFMNPETYDQVQVSKDVIGDAAAYLQESMTVKLSLHGSNPVSIALPQRVTLEVIETEPVTKGQTASSSYKPAVLSNGVRTTVPPHIAVGTRIVVMTEDGSYSERAKD, from the coding sequence TTGAGAGTCATCGCCAGTTCTATTCGCAAGGGCAACGTGATCGAGCAAGACGGCAAGCTATATGTCGTCGTGACCGCCGAGAACATCCATCCCGGCAAGGGCACCCCGGTCAGCCAGATCGAAATGCGCCGAATCTCGGACGGGGTAAAGATCTCCGAGCGCTACAAGACCACCGATCAGGTCGAGAAGGCCACAATCGAAGAGCGCAACTACACCTTCCTGTATGAAGATGGTGACGGCTATCACTTCATGAACCCGGAGACCTATGACCAGGTCCAGGTGTCCAAGGATGTGATCGGCGATGCGGCGGCCTATCTTCAGGAGAGCATGACGGTCAAGCTATCGCTGCACGGTTCCAACCCGGTATCGATCGCCCTGCCGCAGCGCGTGACGCTGGAAGTGATCGAGACCGAGCCCGTGACCAAGGGGCAGACCGCCTCCTCGTCCTACAAGCCCGCCGTGCTCTCGAATGGCGTTCGCACCACGGTGCCGCCGCACATCGCCGTCGGCACCCGAATCGTCGTGATGACCGAAGACGGCTCCTACTCCGAGCGTGCCAAGGACTGA